The following is a genomic window from Hymenobacter sp. APR13.
GCACGCCCAGGGGAAACTGCACGTCTAGGCCGTCGAGGTTGTTACGGCGGACGCCGGCCAGCTGCAGCCAGCCTTGCGGCTCGCGAGGCGCGGCGGCCGGGGCCGTGGCGGGCGCGGGGTACAGAAAGTGCCGCGTCTGGGAGGCTTCTACGTCGGCCAGGCCTGCCGGGGGGCCGCTGTAGAGGATTTCGCCGCCCAGCTCGCCGGCGGCGGGGCCCACGTCTACCAGCCAGTCGGCCTGGCGCACCACGTCAAGGTTGTGCTCGACCACGAACAGCGAGTTGCCGGCCTGGCGCAAACTGGCCAGCGCCGAAAGCAGGGCTTCGGTGTCGGAAGGATGCAGGCCGGCGGAGGGCTCATCGAGCACATACACCACCCCAAACAGGTTGGAATACAGCTGCGTGGCCAGCCGCAGCCGCTGCAGCTCGCCCGGCGACAACGTGGGCGTGCTGCGCTCCAGCGACAGGTAGCCGAGGCCCAAATCGAGCAGCACTTCCAGCCGGGCGCACAAATCCTGCGCGATGCGGTGGGCTACTTCGGCCTGCTCGGGGTGGGTGGCATCGTGGGTTTGGCGGGCGGCGGTGCCGCGGGCGTAGGGCTGCAGCAGCGCCGCCACGCGCTTGAGCGGCAGGCTGGAGAAGTCGGCAATGTCGAGCCCGGCAAACGTGACGGCTAGGGCTTCGCGCCGCAGCCGCTTGCCGTGGCAGGTGGGGCACTCCTGGCTAAGCATATACTGCAGAGCGCGCTTTTTCATGAGCGGGCTCTGGGTGTTGCTGAAGGTGTGCAGCACGTGGCGCCGCACGCTCGTAAACGTGCCCATGTAGTTCGGCGGCTCCCGGCGCTTCACGGCCCGCTGGGTTTCCTGGGGCGAGTAGCCGGGGTACACGGGCACCACGGGCTGCTCCTCGGTGAACAGAATCCAGTCGCGCTGCTTTTGGGGCAGGTCCTGCCACGGCACGTCCACGTCGTAGCCCAGCGTCACGAGGATGTCGCGCTGGTTCTGGCCGCCCCAGGCCTGAGGCCAGGCCGCAATGGCCCGCTCCCGGATGGTGAGCGTGGGGTCGGGCACCATGCTTTGCTCTGTCACTTCGTACACGCGGCCCAAACCGTGGCAGGTGGGGCAGGCGCCCTCGGGCGTGTTGGCCGAGAAGCCTTCGGCATATACAATGCCCTGTCCGGCCGGGTAGTCGCCGGCCCGCGAGTAGAGCATGCGCACTAGGTTGGACAGCGTGGTGACCGAGCCCACCGACGAGCGGGTGGTGGGCGTGCCGCGCTGCTGCTGCAGGGCCACGGCCGGCGGCAACCCTTCAATGGCATCCACCTCAGGCACGGCCATCTGGTGGAACAGCCGCCGCGCATACGGCGACACCGACTCGAGGTAGCGGCGCTGGGCCTCGGCGTAGAGCGTGCCAAAGGCCAGGCTGGATTTGCCGGAGCCCGACACGCCGGTAAACACCACCAGCGCATCGCGCGGAATATCTACGCTGACGTTTTTGAGGTTGTGCTCCCGGGCGCCGCGCACGCGCACGTAGCCGGCTTTGGGGTCAGGGGAAACGGAATCAGAGGCAGTGGTACGGGCCATGCAGGCAAAGCGGAATGGGTGAGCCCGGTATACCACAGCGGCCCGGCCGAGGTTCGGAAATTACTGCCTCAGGGGCCGGCTCCTGAGGCTTGCAACCTTTCTATGTCCCTCGGACTCCTGTTAATTGGGCACCGGCCTGTTGTTCCACCAGTTATTTCCCTGTTATGCGAAATTTCGTCCTCTTACTTGGTGCGTTGGCGCTGCTCGGCAGCTGCAAAAAAGAAGAAAGCAGCTCCTCCATTCAGCGTACCCGCTGGATGCTGGTGCAGGTGGAAGATTTTCCCGTCACGCTATCCAGCTACTCCCCCACCTTCAGTTCCTACATTCAGTTCAACACCGATAGCAAAACGGAAGGGCTGGCCCCCTGCAACTCGTTTGGGGGCACTTATGTGCTCGGCACCGGCACCCAGCTCCGCATCACACAGCAGGCTTCCACCCGCACCACCTGCGCCGCGCAAAACATCGAAGACCGGTATCTGAACGCCTTGCCGCGCACCACGCGCTACGAAATAAGCGGCCGGGAGCTGCGCCTGTTCGACGCGGCCACTCCCACGCCCATCCTGGTTTTCAGCGCTGCCGATTAACGCCTTTATCAGGTCAGGGCCAGCACTCGCAGCGGTTTGGCAAACGCAAAAACGCTCCGGCCGGACGCCTGCGGCGTCGGGCCGGAGCGTTTTTGCGGCGGTATTTTGCCGTTTTCAAAACATCTTAGCCGCCCTATCATTCGTACGGTACTCTCCAAACCCGTACGTATGCCGCTTCGCTACTTTCTGTCGATAGTCCTCCTTCTTCTGCTACAGCTGCCAGCGCTGGCCCAAAGCACCGGCGTGCTCAGCGGCACCATTCGCGACCGGGCCACCCAGCAATTACTGCCGGGCGTGACGGTGGCGCTGGAAGGCACCAGCCTGGGCACCGCCTCCGACGAGCAGGGCCGCTTCCGGCTCACTGATATTCCGACGGGCAGCTACAACGTGCGGGTGTCGTTTGTGGGCTACGAGCCGCTGCTGCGCGCCAACGTGGTTATCACCAGCGGCAACGCCAACATTGTGAGTTTGCAGCTGGCGCCGGCGGCGCAGGCGCTGGGCGAGGTGCAGGTGACGGCCAGCCGCGCCATCCGGGTGGCTACGGCCGAAACGCCGCTGAGCGTGCAGCGCCTCAATGTAGAGGAAATCAAGAGCAACCCCGGCGGCAACTTCGACATTTCGAAAGTGGTGCAGGTGCTGCCCGGCGTGGGCGGCGGCGGCACGGGTGGCACCGCCGGCTTCCGCAACGACATCATCATCCGGGGCGGCGCGCCCAACGAAAACGTGTACTACCTCGACGGCATCGAGGTGCCCGTCATCAACCACTTCCAGACCCAGGGCAGCGCCGGCGGGCCGGCCGGCATGCTCAACGTGAGCTTTATCGAGGACGTGACGCTGAGCACTTCGGCCTTCGAGGCGCGCTACGACAACACGCTCAGCAGCGTGCTGCAGTTCCGGCAGCGCGACGGCAACCCCGACCGAATCCAGGGCAACGTGCGCCTGAGCGGCACCGAAGTGGCCGGCACGCTGGAAGGGCCGCTGGCCAAAAACACCACGTTTCTGGCTTCGGTGCGCCGCTCCTACCTGCAGGTGCTGTTTAAGCTGATTGACCTCCCCATCCGGCCCGACTACTGGGACTCGCAGTTCAAAATCACCACCAAGCTGGGCCCCAAAACCACGCTCACGGCGCTGGGCCTGGGCGCTTTGGACCACTTCGAGGTGGCCGTGCCGCGCAAGAGCACGCCCGAAAACACCTACACCATCCGCAACACGCCCACCATCGACCAGTGGAACTACACCGTGGGCGTGAGCTTGCGGCAGCTGCTGGAGCGCGGCTACCTCAACCTGGCCCTCAGCCGCACCCAGCTCAGCAACCAAGCCGATTTCTTTGAGGGCGGCACCGCGTTTCAGGGCGACGAAAGCCGGCGCGTGTTCCAGACCCGCTCCGGCGAGGTGGAAAACAAGCTGCGCCTCGACATCAACCGCAGCCTGGGCAAGTGGCAATACGCCTACGGGGCCGTGGGCCAGCTCATCAGCTACGACAACCGCTACTTCAACCGCCTGCGCCAGGCCGTGCTCAACCCCGACGGCTCGGTGCAGCAGCCAGCCGTGAACGTGCGGTTTCAGAGCGACCTGCAGTTTGCACGCTTCGGGGCGTTTGCCCAGGTGACGCGGCCGTTTCTGGCCGACGACCGGCTGACGGTGTCGGCGGGGCTGCGGGCCGATGGCAACTCGTTTACGGAGGGCGGCGCCAACCTGCTGCGCACCCTCTCGCCGCGGGTGTCGGCGTCGTACGCGCTGGCCTCGCGCTGGAACCTCAATGCCAGCATCGGGCGCTACTACAAGATTCCGCCCTCCACCCTGCTCGGCTTCCGCGACAACGCCGGCCAGCTCGTGAACAAGCCCAACCGCTACATCGGCAGCACGCACTACGTGGCGGGCCTGGAGTTTCTGCCCTCGGCCAGCCGCCGCTTCACGGTGGAAGCCTTCTGGAAGCAGTACGACCACTACCCCGTCAACACCCGCGACGGTATCAGCCTGGCCAACCTGGGCGGCGACTTTGTGGCCCTCGGCAACGAGGCCGTGACCAGCACCGGCCGTGGCCGGGCCTTCGGGGGCGAGTTTTTCTTTCAGCAGAAGCTCACGCGCAACCTGTTCGCCGTGACGTCCTACACGCTGTTCCGCAGCGAGTTTACGGGCCTCGATGGCCAGTATAAGCCCTCGGCCTGGGATACGCGCCACTTGGCCTCGGTGCTGCTGGGGCGCAAGTTCGGGCGGGGCTGGGAGCTGGGCGCGAAGTACCGGCTGGCCGGCGGCGCCCCCTACACGCCCTTCGACGACGCGGCCTCGCAGCAGAACTACCTCACCATCGGGCAGGGCGTGCTCGACTACGGCCGCCTGAACACGTTGCGCCTGGGCACCTTCCAGCAGCTGGATCTGCGCCTCGACAAGAAAATCAACCTGCGCCGTCTCACCTTCGACCTCTACGTGGACGTGCAGAACGTGCTGGCCCTGAAGTCGCCGGCGGCCCCCAGCTACACCTTCCAGCGCACCCCCGACAACGCCGACTTCGTGAGCACCGACGGCCAGCCCCTGCGCCCCGATGGCTCCAACGCCATACCCTTCCTGCTCGACAACAACAGCGGCACCGTGCTGCCCACCATCGGCTTCATCGTGGAGTTTTAGGCGGGCCGTTCTGGCAAGCACCTCCCCTCTGGCCCATAGAAAAGCCCGCGCCTCCGATGGAAGCGCGGGCTTGTTAATTCAAAGTAAACCGGCTAGCTGGCCGTTTCGCCGACGGTGGTGCGCAGCATGGAGTACAGCAGGTCGTCGGCACCGCTGAGGCTGCCGGGCAGGGTGCGCAGCAATTCGTCGGGGGTGGCGTAGCCGGCCGCAGTTGGCAGCGCATCGGCCGCCACCGTTTCAAAGGCCATCGACCAGTTGCCGAAGCTGCGGTATGGAATGTCTTTGTCGGCCAGCTTCATCACACCGGTGTGGCGGGCATCGGCCTCCACCTTGTCATAGAGCGCCTGCACGGTGGCTTTGTCGCCTTCCATGATCTGCATGAACTGGCCGCCACCATACACCAGGGCACCCGTTATCTGTAGCTGCTCGTTGTTGCGGCGGCATTGGGTCAAAAGCATCGTCAGCTCATCGTCGCTCATGGACTGCGTGGCGCTGCTTATATAGATGATGTGGTGCATTAGGCAGAACAAATAAAGAGCAGAGAGACCAAGGTTCAGAAAAGCGAACATTGGAGAAACAAGTGTTCTTTATACAAATTGTCCAACAATCGGGTTCATTCATTTCCCACAAAAGCACTGGAACAGCCTTTTTTCGTTGGCCGGCGTGGAGGCTTCGGCTGCTGCTCCACCGTTTATTCGGAACTGTGACTGAGTTTCTTGGCAATCAATTACTCAAAAAAACGCTCATCGCACCGGCAGGCTGAGCTAGGAAAATTTGTGAGCAGGATGGGATGCCGGCAGCCAGATAGAAGCAGGCAGCGGCTACTTCGGGATTTCGGCGGTGTCGGGGCGCTCGACGCGCGGCAACAAGGCGGCCGGCTCAGGCGTCAGCTCTTCGGGCACCGAGCGGCCAGCCAGGGCCAGCTGGTGGCGACGTTCATCGAACTCTCCCTCGCTCTTGGCCACTACCAGCGTGGCAATACCGTTGCCGATGACGTTGGTAATAGCGCGGGCCTCGCTCATGAACCGGTCGACTCCCAGCAGCAGGGCCACGCTTTCCACCGGAATAACCCGGGTAGCAGCCAGCGTAGACGCCAGCACGATGAACCCCGAGCCGGTGACGCCTGCTGCACCCTTGCTGGTGACTACCAAAATCCCGATAAGCGTGAGTTGCTGGGTGAGGGAAAGCGGAATATTGAAGGCCTGGGCCAGAAATATTACGGCAATCGAGAGGTAAATAGAAGTGCCATCGAGGTTGAAGGAATAGCCCGTCGGAATTACCAAGCCAGCTACGGAGCGGGAGCAGCCGTAGCGCTCCATTTTGTCGATCATGCGTGGCAGCGCCGACTCCGACGACGAGGTGCCCAGCACCAGCAGAATTTCCTCTCTGATAAAGCGTAGATACGGCATCAGCCGCAGCCCATAGTAGCGCAAAATCAGGTTCAGCACCCCAAAAACAAACAGAAACATGGTGGCATATACTACCAGCATCAGCTTGCCCAGGGGCAGCAGCGTGGCAATGCCATACTTGCCGATGGTGAAAGCCATACCGCCAAACGCGCCCAGCGGAGCCAGCTTCATGACCATGGCCAGCACCCCAAACATGGCATGCGAGAGTCGGTCAAAAGTCTTCATCAGGGGCTGGGCGTAGTCGCCCATGCGGTTGAGCGCCAGGCCAAACAGCACCGAAAACAGCAGCACCTGGAGGATGTCGCCTTTGGCGAATGCGCCCACTACGTTGTCGGGCACGATGTGCGTGAAAAATTCCACCCAGTTCATTTCGCCGGCTTGTGAGGTGAAGCGGGCGGCTTCCTGGGTCTTTTGCGAATCCTGCAGCACGGCCTGGGCCGTAGCCTGTACGCCCGCGCCGGGCTGGGTCAGGTTGGCCACTACCACCCCAATGCCCAGGGCCAGCGTCGTCACAACTTCAAAGTAGAGAAGTGCCTTTCCGCCAACACGGCCCACCTTCTTCATGCTGCCCATCCCCGCAATACCCAGCACTACTGTCAGGAAAATGATGGGCGTTATCAGCATTTTAATCAAGCTGATAAATGTATCGGCAATGGGTTTGAGGGCGGCTCCAAAGGCGGGAAACAGTGCTCCCACCGCCACGCCCAGCGCAATGGCGGTGAGCACCTGCACAGTAAGATTGGAAAACAGCTTTTTCATGAGGTGAAATGCTTGGAGGACAGTTGGTGGCAGTGGCGGCCCAGCTACATCATGCCTATAGTGCGCCGCCCGCATGAACAACTTATCTTGGGTTCTGGCAGCAGCTGTGGCTGCTATGCCTAGCAGAATTTTGAAGCATAGCCGGCAACTGACGCTTGCCGGTCTTCGGGATAAGACATAATCGGCGCAAGCTGAATGCAGGCGACAACGCCCAGGCGAGCCCGCCAAAAGTAGTGAACCTAACCCGGCCTCACGGCGCCGCCCAGCTGCCGTAGCCCAACTGGCAGTTCTCACCCGTGCGGTTTGGCACGCAGCTGGCCCCCTTGTCAACCGGCTGATGTCCAGCGTATCGAGCAGCAATAAAAAAGCCCCGTTTGCAGCTTGCAAACGGGGCTTTCTGTAGAGAGGATGGGATTCGAACCCACGATGAGCTTTAGACCCATACACACTTTCCAGGCGTGCTCCTTCAACCACTCGGACACCTCTCTGGGTGCGGTTAGGTGGCGCAAAATAACACCCGTTTTTCCGGATACACAAGCCCCGCCCGCAATTCGGGGCCAGAATCTGCCTCAGGCCGGCGTGATTTCGCCGCGCAGGTCGTGGGTGAGCAGGCGACGCGTGTCGGCCACGGGCTGCTCCAGGCCCAGCACGTACATGAGCTTGGTGATGGCCGCTTCGCGGGTGATGTCGGCGCCGCCGAGCACGCCTAGGTCGGTGAGGTAGGCGCTGGTTTCGTAGCGGCCCTGCAGCACGCGGCCTTCCTCGCACTGGCTCACGTTGAGCAGGTATACGCCCTGGTCGGTGGCGTCGCGCAGGCACCTGAGAAACCAGGGGGCGGTGGGCGCGTTGCCGGAGCCGTAGGTTTCGAGCACGGCCCCGCGCAGGCCCTCGGCCAGCAGCTGGCTGCGCACCATGCGCTCGGTGAGGCCCGGAAACAGCGGCAGAATGGTTACGTGCTCGCACAGGCGCTGGTGCACGCGCAGCGGGGCGGCCGGCAGCGGCCGCAGGTGCTTGTCGTCGAAGTCCAGCTCGATGCCGGCACGAGCCAGCGGCGGGTAGTTTTCGGAGCGGAAGGCGTTGTACTGCTGGCTTTCCACCTTCTTGGCCCGGTTGCCCCGAATCAGCACATCGTTGAAGAACAGCCCTACCTCGGGCACGCGCACCGTGCCGGCCAGCGGGTGGCGGGCGGCGGCAAACTCCAGGGCCGTAACCAGGTTGCGGCGGGCATCGGTGCGGATGCCACCCACGGGTACCTGCGCACCGGTAAAGACCACTGCCTTGCCCAGGTTTTCCAGCAGAAAGCTCAGCGCCGCCGCCGAGTAGGCCATGGTATCGGTGCCATGCAGCACCACGAAGCCGTCGTAGCGCGCGTAGTTTTCCTCGATGAGGGCCGCAATGCGCAGCCAGTCCTGAATGCTGACGTTGCTGGAGTCAATCGGCTCGCCGAGGCTTTGCACCTCCACCTGCATGTTGAGCTGGCGCAGCTCGGGCATCTTCTTGCGGATCTGCTCGAAGTTCATCGGCACCAGTTCGCCGCGCTTGTTGTAAGCCATGCCGGCCGTGCCACCGGTATAAATAACGAGAACAGCCGTTTCGGGGCGGGAATCAGAAGAAAGCAA
Proteins encoded in this region:
- a CDS encoding META domain-containing protein — encoded protein: MRNFVLLLGALALLGSCKKEESSSSIQRTRWMLVQVEDFPVTLSSYSPTFSSYIQFNTDSKTEGLAPCNSFGGTYVLGTGTQLRITQQASTRTTCAAQNIEDRYLNALPRTTRYEISGRELRLFDAATPTPILVFSAAD
- a CDS encoding TonB-dependent receptor, translating into MPLRYFLSIVLLLLLQLPALAQSTGVLSGTIRDRATQQLLPGVTVALEGTSLGTASDEQGRFRLTDIPTGSYNVRVSFVGYEPLLRANVVITSGNANIVSLQLAPAAQALGEVQVTASRAIRVATAETPLSVQRLNVEEIKSNPGGNFDISKVVQVLPGVGGGGTGGTAGFRNDIIIRGGAPNENVYYLDGIEVPVINHFQTQGSAGGPAGMLNVSFIEDVTLSTSAFEARYDNTLSSVLQFRQRDGNPDRIQGNVRLSGTEVAGTLEGPLAKNTTFLASVRRSYLQVLFKLIDLPIRPDYWDSQFKITTKLGPKTTLTALGLGALDHFEVAVPRKSTPENTYTIRNTPTIDQWNYTVGVSLRQLLERGYLNLALSRTQLSNQADFFEGGTAFQGDESRRVFQTRSGEVENKLRLDINRSLGKWQYAYGAVGQLISYDNRYFNRLRQAVLNPDGSVQQPAVNVRFQSDLQFARFGAFAQVTRPFLADDRLTVSAGLRADGNSFTEGGANLLRTLSPRVSASYALASRWNLNASIGRYYKIPPSTLLGFRDNAGQLVNKPNRYIGSTHYVAGLEFLPSASRRFTVEAFWKQYDHYPVNTRDGISLANLGGDFVALGNEAVTSTGRGRAFGGEFFFQQKLTRNLFAVTSYTLFRSEFTGLDGQYKPSAWDTRHLASVLLGRKFGRGWELGAKYRLAGGAPYTPFDDAASQQNYLTIGQGVLDYGRLNTLRLGTFQQLDLRLDKKINLRRLTFDLYVDVQNVLALKSPAAPSYTFQRTPDNADFVSTDGQPLRPDGSNAIPFLLDNNSGTVLPTIGFIVEF
- a CDS encoding dicarboxylate/amino acid:cation symporter; protein product: MKKLFSNLTVQVLTAIALGVAVGALFPAFGAALKPIADTFISLIKMLITPIIFLTVVLGIAGMGSMKKVGRVGGKALLYFEVVTTLALGIGVVVANLTQPGAGVQATAQAVLQDSQKTQEAARFTSQAGEMNWVEFFTHIVPDNVVGAFAKGDILQVLLFSVLFGLALNRMGDYAQPLMKTFDRLSHAMFGVLAMVMKLAPLGAFGGMAFTIGKYGIATLLPLGKLMLVVYATMFLFVFGVLNLILRYYGLRLMPYLRFIREEILLVLGTSSSESALPRMIDKMERYGCSRSVAGLVIPTGYSFNLDGTSIYLSIAVIFLAQAFNIPLSLTQQLTLIGILVVTSKGAAGVTGSGFIVLASTLAATRVIPVESVALLLGVDRFMSEARAITNVIGNGIATLVVAKSEGEFDERRHQLALAGRSVPEELTPEPAALLPRVERPDTAEIPK
- a CDS encoding asparaginase codes for the protein MLSSDSRPETAVLVIYTGGTAGMAYNKRGELVPMNFEQIRKKMPELRQLNMQVEVQSLGEPIDSSNVSIQDWLRIAALIEENYARYDGFVVLHGTDTMAYSAAALSFLLENLGKAVVFTGAQVPVGGIRTDARRNLVTALEFAAARHPLAGTVRVPEVGLFFNDVLIRGNRAKKVESQQYNAFRSENYPPLARAGIELDFDDKHLRPLPAAPLRVHQRLCEHVTILPLFPGLTERMVRSQLLAEGLRGAVLETYGSGNAPTAPWFLRCLRDATDQGVYLLNVSQCEEGRVLQGRYETSAYLTDLGVLGGADITREAAITKLMYVLGLEQPVADTRRLLTHDLRGEITPA
- the uvrA gene encoding excinuclease ABC subunit UvrA, which gives rise to MARTTASDSVSPDPKAGYVRVRGAREHNLKNVSVDIPRDALVVFTGVSGSGKSSLAFGTLYAEAQRRYLESVSPYARRLFHQMAVPEVDAIEGLPPAVALQQQRGTPTTRSSVGSVTTLSNLVRMLYSRAGDYPAGQGIVYAEGFSANTPEGACPTCHGLGRVYEVTEQSMVPDPTLTIRERAIAAWPQAWGGQNQRDILVTLGYDVDVPWQDLPQKQRDWILFTEEQPVVPVYPGYSPQETQRAVKRREPPNYMGTFTSVRRHVLHTFSNTQSPLMKKRALQYMLSQECPTCHGKRLRREALAVTFAGLDIADFSSLPLKRVAALLQPYARGTAARQTHDATHPEQAEVAHRIAQDLCARLEVLLDLGLGYLSLERSTPTLSPGELQRLRLATQLYSNLFGVVYVLDEPSAGLHPSDTEALLSALASLRQAGNSLFVVEHNLDVVRQADWLVDVGPAAGELGGEILYSGPPAGLADVEASQTRHFLYPAPATAPAAAPREPQGWLQLAGVRRNNLDGLDVQFPLGVLTTVTGVSGSGKSSLVSQVLVELMAAHLGHELVSEEDETSDPLERAATPSVGGRIVAGLENIKRLVRVDQKPIGRTPRSNMATYTGLFDHVRKLFAATPAARKRRYDAGRFSFNVAKGRCEKCQGEGFVMVELLFLPSVYAPCPVCHGARYNAQTLEITYRDKNIAEVLGLTVDAAWEFFADEPTVQRALTVLREVGLGYLRLGQPATELSGGEAQRIKLATELQRAQRGQSLYVLDEPTTGLHPADVVRLLTQLNRLVEAGNTVIVVEHDMRVVAASDWVLDMGPGAGDEGGQVVVAGPPAEVAKSKKSRTAPYLARFRP
- a CDS encoding BLUF domain-containing protein, which gives rise to MHHIIYISSATQSMSDDELTMLLTQCRRNNEQLQITGALVYGGGQFMQIMEGDKATVQALYDKVEADARHTGVMKLADKDIPYRSFGNWSMAFETVAADALPTAAGYATPDELLRTLPGSLSGADDLLYSMLRTTVGETAS